In Methylobacterium aquaticum, the following are encoded in one genomic region:
- a CDS encoding ABC transporter permease — MSAATLSPAGPGLSARLGRLAVLAAVVLAYAIVFAPIVMVVVTSFFDQEIVTFPPEGLTWRWYLNAWAQRDFARGFLTSLQIALAATAIGVPLGTAAALALVRANIPGRGLISTFLLAPLAVPAIVAGSALYMFYLRAENWLDMDIKATLGGLVAANVLITIPWTVRLVTASLAGLDRAAEEAAANLGARPFTVFRRITLPMLRPGIVAAALFSFVASFENLELNLLLVGPGRTTLPVAMLSYLEFRMDPTLAAVATAQILMVTILMLVTDRFVKLSRIV; from the coding sequence ATGAGCGCCGCCACCCTCTCCCCCGCCGGGCCCGGCCTCTCGGCCCGGCTCGGCCGCCTCGCCGTCCTGGCGGCGGTCGTCCTCGCCTATGCCATAGTGTTCGCGCCGATCGTGATGGTGGTCGTCACCTCGTTCTTCGACCAGGAGATCGTCACCTTCCCGCCCGAGGGCCTGACCTGGCGCTGGTACCTCAACGCCTGGGCGCAGCGCGATTTCGCCCGCGGCTTTCTCACCTCGCTCCAGATCGCGCTCGCCGCCACCGCGATCGGCGTGCCGCTGGGCACCGCCGCGGCGCTCGCCCTGGTGCGGGCGAACATCCCGGGGCGGGGCCTCATCAGCACCTTCCTGCTGGCGCCGCTGGCGGTGCCGGCGATCGTCGCGGGCTCGGCCCTCTACATGTTCTATCTGCGGGCCGAGAACTGGCTCGACATGGACATCAAGGCGACGCTCGGCGGCCTGGTGGCGGCGAACGTCCTCATCACCATTCCCTGGACGGTGCGCCTCGTCACCGCGAGCCTCGCCGGCCTCGACCGCGCGGCGGAAGAGGCCGCGGCCAATCTCGGTGCCAGGCCCTTCACGGTGTTTCGCCGCATCACCCTGCCGATGCTGCGGCCCGGCATCGTCGCGGCGGCCCTGTTCTCCTTCGTGGCGAGCTTCGAGAACCTCGAACTCAACCTCCTCCTCGTCGGCCCGGGCCGCACCACCCTGCCCGTCGCCATGCTGAGCTACCTGGAATTCCGAATGGACCCGACCCTGGCCGCCGTCGCGACCGCGCAGATCCTGATGGTGACGATCCTGATGCTGGTCACCGACCGGTTCGTGAAGCTGTCGCGGATCGTCTGA
- a CDS encoding TetR/AcrR family transcriptional regulator, with protein MTQTGRPPQARSLATRERVVRATIDEMFAVGYHAATTQAIAERAQVSRGALLHHFPTRADLMRAALETLLDDGTAEIRSMSQDVRSGALPLAEFVEFLWPLFSGRFFQLSLELINEARTDADLRRCLIPVVQRFHAALDAIWVEFCDAESRPPREARIILNLTVNLMRGMGVQTVLRPDPDYFRDLIEAWKAVLPLLIAGPAGDAAFAGPRFRGASAS; from the coding sequence GTGACGCAGACCGGACGGCCGCCCCAGGCCCGCAGCCTCGCGACCCGCGAGCGGGTGGTACGCGCGACGATCGACGAGATGTTTGCGGTCGGCTACCACGCCGCGACCACGCAGGCGATCGCCGAGCGGGCGCAGGTCTCGCGCGGGGCGCTGCTGCACCATTTCCCGACCCGGGCCGACCTGATGCGGGCGGCGCTCGAGACCCTGCTCGACGACGGCACCGCCGAGATCCGGTCGATGTCGCAGGACGTGCGCTCGGGCGCGCTGCCGCTCGCCGAGTTCGTCGAGTTCCTGTGGCCGCTCTTCTCCGGCCGGTTCTTCCAGCTCTCGCTGGAACTGATCAACGAGGCGCGCACCGATGCGGACCTGCGCCGCTGCCTGATCCCGGTGGTGCAGCGCTTCCACGCCGCCCTCGACGCGATCTGGGTCGAGTTCTGCGATGCCGAGTCCCGGCCGCCGCGGGAGGCCCGGATCATCCTCAACCTCACCGTCAACCTGATGCGCGGCATGGGCGTGCAGACCGTGCTGCGGCCCGATCCCGACTATTTTCGCGACCTGATCGAGGCCTGGAAGGCGGTGCTGCCGCTGCTCATCGCAGGGCCTGCCGGCGATGCGGCCTTCGCAGGGCCGCGCTTTCGCGGCGCGTCGGCATCATGA
- a CDS encoding metal-dependent hydrolase family protein gives MSADLVLFRNARVLDGTHDTALDGHDVLVEGGTIREVSDKPLKAAAARVIDLAGRTLMPGLIDCHVHVIATIPDLGANAELPDSLVALRTARIMRGMLMRGFTTVRDLGGADHGLVMAVKEGLIDGPRLVICGKALSQTGGHTDYRGRYHARDVSHYGTKLGALGRVCDGVDAVRRVAREEIKAGADFIKIMANGGVSSPTDPIAFLGYSVDELRAIVEEANNAQTYVAAHLYTDAAIRRAVECGVISVEHGNLVTPETARLIREKGAYVVPTNVTFDALAKEGASLGLPPASVAKIEDVREAGLKALETLREAGVMMAYGTDLLGEMHRHQSEEFVIRGRCLPAIEVIRSATINAAKVVRLEGKAGVVAPGAFADLIVVDGDPLADLSLLTGQGRHMRAIMIDGRFVKDELAA, from the coding sequence ATGAGCGCCGACCTCGTCCTGTTCCGCAACGCCCGGGTCCTCGACGGCACCCACGACACCGCGCTCGACGGCCACGACGTGCTGGTCGAGGGCGGCACCATCCGGGAGGTGTCGGACAAGCCGCTCAAGGCCGCCGCGGCCCGCGTGATCGATCTCGCCGGGCGCACGCTGATGCCGGGCCTGATCGATTGCCACGTCCACGTCATCGCGACGATCCCCGATCTCGGCGCCAATGCCGAATTGCCGGATTCGCTGGTGGCGTTGCGCACGGCCAGGATCATGCGCGGGATGCTGATGCGCGGCTTCACCACCGTGCGCGACCTCGGCGGCGCCGATCATGGGCTGGTGATGGCCGTGAAGGAAGGCCTGATCGACGGCCCGCGCCTGGTGATCTGCGGCAAGGCCCTGTCGCAGACCGGCGGCCACACCGATTATCGCGGCCGCTACCACGCCCGCGACGTGAGCCATTACGGCACCAAGCTCGGCGCGCTCGGCCGGGTCTGCGACGGGGTCGACGCCGTGCGCCGGGTGGCGCGCGAGGAGATCAAGGCCGGGGCGGACTTCATCAAGATCATGGCCAATGGCGGCGTGTCCTCGCCGACCGACCCGATCGCCTTCCTTGGCTACTCGGTGGACGAGCTGCGGGCGATCGTCGAGGAGGCGAACAACGCCCAGACCTACGTCGCCGCCCATCTCTACACCGACGCGGCGATCCGCCGGGCGGTCGAGTGCGGGGTGATCTCGGTCGAGCACGGCAACCTGGTGACGCCGGAGACCGCGCGGCTGATCCGCGAGAAGGGCGCCTACGTGGTGCCGACCAACGTCACCTTCGACGCGCTCGCCAAGGAAGGGGCGAGCCTGGGGCTCCCGCCGGCCTCGGTCGCCAAGATCGAGGACGTGCGCGAGGCCGGGCTCAAGGCCCTCGAGACCCTGCGCGAGGCCGGCGTGATGATGGCCTACGGCACCGATCTCCTGGGCGAGATGCACCGCCACCAGTCGGAGGAATTCGTGATCCGCGGCCGCTGCCTGCCGGCGATCGAGGTGATCCGCTCGGCCACGATCAACGCCGCCAAGGTCGTGCGCCTGGAGGGCAAGGCCGGCGTGGTGGCGCCCGGCGCCTTCGCCGACCTGATCGTGGTCGACGGCGATCCCCTCGCCGACCTGTCGCTGCTCACCGGCCAGGGCCGTCACATGCGGGCGATCATGATCGACGGGCGCTTCGTGAAGGACGAGCTGGCGGCCTGA
- a CDS encoding DeoR family transcriptional regulator, translating to MQAGEVVVEEPAERFGVSASTIRRDLQHPASAKTIQRTCFGIVGGDGSRVPSRSAN from the coding sequence ATGCAGGCCGGCGAGGTCGTGGTCGAGGAGCCGGCGGAGCGCTTCGGCGTCTCCGCCTCGACGATCCGGCGCGACCTGCAGCACCCGGCGAGCGCGAAGACGATCCAGCGCACCTGCTTCGGAATCGTCGGCGGTGATGGATCCCGGGTTCCAAGTCGGTCGGCCAACTAA